A window of Streptomyces gilvosporeus contains these coding sequences:
- a CDS encoding HAD family hydrolase: protein MRPVVLFDLDGVLLDSQDAHLATLAGVATAALGRRVTARDLPPGAVTTPRVEVLSALGVRDPDGLCELWWDVALATAADTRIFPGVLDGLMALKDTGAATGLVTLQTLTRLPWLLPPAVLDLLDVTVCREDAEPKPAPDGIFLALARLAAAPHDAVFVGDTLTDRTAAFEAGVAFAGAGWGYAGPDTLAAGGCPVVLTDPAQIGPGLLGLAAGGRAPHQVSAPAR, encoded by the coding sequence GTGAGGCCGGTGGTGCTGTTCGACCTGGATGGAGTGCTGCTGGACAGCCAGGACGCGCATCTGGCCACCCTCGCCGGGGTCGCCACCGCCGCCCTCGGGCGGCGGGTCACGGCCCGCGATCTGCCGCCGGGAGCCGTGACAACCCCCAGGGTCGAGGTGCTGTCCGCCCTGGGCGTCCGCGATCCGGATGGGCTCTGCGAGCTGTGGTGGGATGTCGCGCTGGCCACCGCCGCGGACACCCGGATCTTCCCCGGCGTCCTGGACGGGCTCATGGCCCTCAAGGACACCGGGGCGGCGACGGGCCTGGTCACCTTGCAGACCCTCACCCGGCTGCCCTGGCTGCTGCCGCCAGCGGTCCTGGACCTGCTGGATGTCACCGTCTGCCGGGAGGACGCCGAGCCCAAGCCCGCCCCGGACGGCATCTTCCTGGCCCTGGCCCGCCTCGCCGCGGCCCCGCACGACGCGGTGTTCGTCGGCGACACCCTCACCGACCGCACCGCGGCCTTTGAGGCCGGTGTCGCCTTCGCCGGGGCCGGCTGGGGCTATGCCGGGCCGGACACGCTCGCGGCCGGCGGCTGCCCGGTGGTGCTGACCGACCCCGCTCAGATCGGCCCCGGCCTCCTCGGCCTGGCCGCGGGCGGACGGGCACCACACCAGGTGTCGGCCCCCGCACGCTAA
- the alaS gene encoding alanine--tRNA ligase, whose amino-acid sequence MRSTQIRTTFTDFFTSRGHQQVPSSPLIPDDPTLLLANAGMNQFKPYFLGETTPPFPRATSIQKCARTSDIDNVGRTNRHATFFEMMGNFSFGDYFKEDAIAFAWELLTKGYGLEKDKLWITVFEDDDESEHLWRRIGVPASRIQRLGMEDNYWSMGVPGPCGPCSEVNYDRGPAFGKEGGPAIDGERYVEIWNLVFMQFQRGEGDKKGNFPILGELARKGVDTGLGLDRLAAILQDAQNVCTTDLLLPTFDSVQDLAGRACPAEGEEKVSFQVVTEHARSIAFLIADGVLPAKDGRGYILRRLMRRAIRHARCLGIDGPVLPATTASVIGNLSDVWPELTGQAALIEQVVTAEEESFTRTLAQGTRLLDAAITHTREKRSAALPGETAFELADTYGFPLELTVEAAREAGLTVDEERFAALLDGQKKRAKAGGKAKTAEALRKMDTYRELAARLPRTEFLGYEHLSAEATVTGLMSGGTVVPSAGAGAEVELVLDRSPFYAEAGGQIGDTGTLTTTDGTVLRITDTRYGLEGFRVHFAFVLEGELTTGATGEAQVDAERRAGLVRSHSATHILHAVVMATLGDHARQQGSLVEPDRLRFDFAHFTALTPDQLHHIEQAVNGHVLDDPKVTAWHADRAEAEAAGAIALFGEKYGERVRIVDIGDFSRELCGGTHVAHGSQVGTFSLLSESSIGSNLRRVEALTGHSALRHLDTERRLLGELASLLGTRPTEAPGALRKRLEALAAAQETLSRLRAEELRHQAGQLATQAQPVGQGQLVVRLVTGIAPDELRGLVADTLARLGRGPVVVVLGAEHKGKALLASAISSGLHQAGTQASRILAEAARTVGGGSGGRGPLASAGGRHPEALNQALEIAAYEATRLLSNG is encoded by the coding sequence ATGCGCTCGACGCAGATCCGCACCACGTTCACCGACTTCTTCACCTCCCGCGGCCACCAGCAAGTGCCGTCCAGCCCGCTGATCCCGGACGACCCCACCCTGCTGCTGGCCAACGCCGGGATGAACCAGTTCAAGCCCTACTTCCTGGGCGAGACCACCCCGCCCTTCCCCCGCGCCACCAGCATCCAGAAGTGCGCGAGGACCTCGGACATCGACAACGTCGGCCGCACCAACCGGCACGCGACGTTCTTCGAGATGATGGGCAACTTCTCCTTCGGCGACTACTTCAAGGAAGACGCCATCGCCTTCGCCTGGGAACTCCTGACCAAGGGCTACGGGCTGGAGAAGGACAAGCTCTGGATCACCGTCTTCGAGGACGACGACGAGTCCGAGCACCTCTGGCGCCGCATCGGAGTCCCCGCCAGCCGCATCCAGCGCCTCGGCATGGAGGACAACTACTGGTCCATGGGCGTCCCCGGCCCCTGCGGTCCCTGCTCGGAGGTCAACTACGACCGCGGCCCCGCCTTCGGCAAAGAAGGCGGCCCCGCCATCGACGGCGAACGCTACGTCGAGATCTGGAACCTGGTCTTCATGCAGTTCCAGCGAGGCGAGGGCGACAAGAAGGGCAACTTCCCCATCCTCGGCGAACTCGCCCGGAAGGGCGTCGACACCGGCCTGGGCCTGGACCGGCTCGCCGCGATCCTCCAGGACGCCCAGAACGTCTGCACCACCGACCTGCTGCTGCCCACCTTCGACAGCGTCCAGGACCTCGCCGGCCGGGCCTGCCCGGCCGAGGGCGAGGAGAAGGTGTCCTTCCAGGTCGTCACCGAGCACGCCCGCTCCATCGCCTTCCTCATCGCCGACGGCGTCCTCCCGGCCAAGGACGGCCGCGGCTACATCCTGCGGCGCCTGATGCGCCGCGCGATCCGCCATGCCCGTTGCCTGGGCATCGACGGGCCCGTCCTGCCCGCCACGACCGCCAGCGTCATCGGCAACCTCAGCGATGTCTGGCCCGAACTGACGGGCCAGGCCGCCCTCATCGAGCAGGTCGTCACCGCCGAGGAAGAGTCCTTCACCCGCACCCTGGCCCAGGGCACTCGCCTGCTGGACGCCGCGATCACCCACACCCGCGAGAAGCGGTCCGCGGCCCTGCCCGGTGAGACAGCCTTCGAACTCGCCGACACCTACGGCTTCCCGCTGGAGCTGACCGTCGAGGCCGCCCGCGAGGCCGGGCTGACGGTCGATGAGGAGCGGTTCGCCGCTTTGCTGGACGGGCAGAAGAAGCGCGCGAAGGCCGGCGGCAAGGCCAAGACCGCCGAGGCCCTGCGCAAGATGGACACCTACCGCGAGCTGGCCGCCCGGCTGCCGCGGACTGAGTTCCTCGGCTATGAGCACCTGTCCGCCGAAGCCACCGTCACCGGCCTCATGTCCGGCGGCACCGTCGTCCCGTCCGCCGGGGCGGGCGCCGAGGTCGAGCTGGTGCTGGACCGTTCGCCGTTCTATGCCGAGGCGGGCGGGCAGATCGGCGACACCGGCACCCTGACCACGACCGACGGCACCGTCCTGCGGATCACCGACACCCGCTACGGCCTGGAAGGCTTCCGAGTCCACTTCGCCTTCGTCCTCGAAGGTGAACTGACCACCGGCGCGACCGGCGAAGCCCAGGTGGATGCCGAGCGCCGGGCCGGGCTGGTGCGCTCGCACTCGGCCACCCACATCCTGCACGCCGTCGTCATGGCCACCCTCGGCGATCACGCCCGCCAGCAGGGCTCCCTCGTCGAGCCTGACCGGCTCCGCTTCGACTTCGCGCACTTCACCGCCCTTACCCCCGACCAGCTCCACCACATCGAGCAGGCCGTCAACGGCCACGTCCTCGACGACCCGAAGGTGACGGCCTGGCATGCCGACCGCGCCGAGGCCGAAGCCGCAGGCGCCATCGCGCTGTTCGGGGAGAAGTACGGCGAGCGGGTCCGCATCGTCGACATCGGCGACTTCTCCCGCGAGCTCTGCGGCGGCACCCACGTCGCCCACGGCTCCCAGGTCGGCACCTTCAGTCTGCTGTCTGAGTCCTCGATCGGCTCCAATCTCCGCCGCGTCGAAGCCCTCACCGGCCACAGCGCCCTCCGCCACCTCGACACCGAACGGCGGCTGCTGGGCGAGCTCGCCAGCCTGCTCGGTACCCGCCCCACCGAGGCTCCCGGAGCCCTGCGCAAGCGCCTGGAGGCCCTGGCGGCCGCGCAGGAAACGCTGTCCCGGCTGCGGGCTGAGGAACTGCGGCACCAGGCCGGACAGCTCGCCACCCAGGCCCAGCCCGTCGGGCAGGGGCAGCTGGTCGTTCGACTCGTCACGGGCATCGCCCCGGACGAATTGCGCGGCCTGGTCGCTGACACCCTCGCGCGACTCGGCCGCGGCCCCGTCGTCGTGGTCCTGGGCGCCGAACACAAGGGCAAGGCTCTCCTCGCCTCCGCGATCTCCTCCGGCCTCCACCAGGCCGGCACTCAGGCCAGCCGGATCCTCGCCGAGGCGGCTCGAACGGTCGGCGGCGGCTCCGGAGGCCGCGGCCCCCTTGCCAGCGCCGGAGGACGCCACCCCGAGGCACTCAACCAGGCCCTGGAAATCGCCGCCTACGAGGCCACCCGCCTGCTCAGCAACGGCTGA
- a CDS encoding orotate phosphoribosyltransferase, translated as MTVTATSMLASRIADTACVTGRFTLSDGQVLDGYFDEYRLAADPQLLHDVADAMAALVPEDAEVLAGIELGGVPLVVALAAATGLPAAFLRRLPKGYGSKRQIEGARIEGRRVVLVDDVVRSGGQLLTTARILRVAGAPVTDALCVLERPLGGRLLLEEHGVALHPLLAEADLPGSSGAAS; from the coding sequence GTGACCGTCACCGCCACGAGCATGTTGGCGTCCAGGATCGCCGACACCGCCTGCGTCACCGGCAGGTTCACCCTGTCCGACGGGCAGGTGCTGGACGGGTACTTCGACGAGTACCGTCTGGCCGCCGACCCACAGCTGCTGCACGACGTCGCCGACGCCATGGCCGCCCTCGTCCCTGAGGACGCCGAAGTGCTGGCCGGGATCGAGCTGGGCGGGGTCCCGCTGGTCGTCGCCCTGGCGGCGGCGACCGGGCTGCCGGCCGCGTTCCTTAGGCGGCTGCCCAAGGGCTACGGCTCCAAGCGGCAGATCGAGGGCGCCCGCATCGAGGGACGCCGGGTCGTCCTGGTCGACGACGTGGTCCGCTCCGGCGGGCAGCTGCTGACCACGGCCCGGATACTGCGGGTCGCCGGGGCCCCGGTCACCGACGCGCTCTGCGTGCTGGAACGGCCGCTTGGCGGGCGGCTACTGCTGGAGGAGCACGGTGTCGCCCTGCACCCGCTGCTGGCCGAGGCCGACCTGCCCGGCTCTTCGGGGGCGGCGTCGTGA
- the istB gene encoding IS21-like element helper ATPase IstB has protein sequence MSELVSTRIRTTAGKLGLPHLAETINEYTRRADEGKMGYLDFLDLVLSEELAVRDDRRFRSGLRTSKLPHHKTLDEYDFSFQPELDPRKVKDLATLSFVEAKANAALLGPPGVGKTHIAVALAVAACRAGYSIYFTSLDDMVRHLKTAESAGRLTSKLGSYLRPSVLVVDEVGYQPLERAEANLVFQVISKRYEKGSIILTSNKTFSEWGQVFGDEVLATAILDRLLHHCEVIPINGPSYRLKNRLMAIERETEVA, from the coding sequence TTGAGCGAGCTGGTCAGCACCCGCATCCGCACCACGGCCGGCAAGCTCGGCCTGCCCCACCTGGCAGAGACCATCAACGAGTACACACGGCGGGCCGACGAAGGGAAGATGGGCTACCTCGACTTCCTCGACCTGGTGCTGTCCGAGGAACTCGCCGTCCGTGACGACCGCCGCTTCCGCAGCGGGCTGCGGACCTCGAAGCTGCCACACCACAAGACACTGGACGAGTACGACTTCTCCTTCCAGCCCGAACTCGACCCACGCAAGGTCAAGGACCTTGCCACCCTCTCGTTCGTCGAGGCCAAGGCGAACGCCGCCCTGCTCGGGCCGCCTGGGGTCGGCAAGACGCATATCGCAGTCGCCCTGGCTGTCGCGGCCTGCCGGGCTGGCTACTCGATCTACTTCACCAGCCTCGACGACATGGTCCGCCACCTCAAAACCGCCGAGTCCGCAGGCCGGCTGACCAGCAAACTCGGCTCCTATCTGCGGCCCAGCGTCCTTGTCGTTGATGAGGTCGGCTACCAGCCCCTGGAACGAGCCGAGGCGAACCTGGTCTTCCAGGTGATCTCGAAGCGTTACGAGAAGGGTTCTATCATCCTGACCTCGAACAAAACCTTCAGCGAGTGGGGACAGGTGTTCGGTGACGAGGTCCTCGCCACCGCCATCCTCGACCGCCTCCTGCACCACTGCGAAGTGATCCCCATCAACGGCCCCAGCTACCGACTGAAGAACCGCCTCATGGCCATCGAGCGAGAGACCGAAGTCGCCTAG